The Methylocella tundrae genome contains the following window.
TCGGCCCAGCCAAACTCGAACGCTATGGCGCGATCTTTTTGGCCATTGTCGCAGACCATGATGACGCACTGTGACGATGGTGTTTTGTCCTGGCGGGAGTGTCTTCGGACGCCAACGCCCGGTTCGTATCTGGCGCGCAAAATAGAGATTTCCTGATTTGATGAAAACGAAAAGCTCTCTCAAGCGAACTCCAGGCTGCGCCGCGTGGCTTTCTCCAGGCCAGCGCCGCTTCATCGCGACCACGTTTGCGGCGCTCGCCCTTATCGCCGCATCGCCGACGCTCGCGGATTCGACCTCGCCGGCATCAACGTCCCCGATCGTTTCGCAAGGCGCGCGATTTCTCCCCGTTCTGGCCGAGCACGGGATGGTGGCGGCGCAGGAAGGAAAGGCGGCGCGGATCGGCGTCGACATTCTCCGCCGTGGCGGCAATGCGGTCGACGCCGCGGTCGCGGTCGGATTCGCGCTCGCCGTCACTTTGCCGCGCGCCGGAAATCTCGGCGGCGGCGGCTTCATGCTGGTGCATCTGGCCGAATCGAATAAGGATATCGCCATCGACTATCGCGAAACAGCGCCCGAGGCCACGACGCGCGACGTCTTTCTTGACGCGACTGGAGCTGCGAGCCCGACCAAATCCCGCGATACGGGGCTCGCCGTCGGCGTGCCGGGAACGGTCGCAGGGCTGACGCTCGCTTTCCATCGCTATGGCTCCGGCAAATTGTCGCTCGCCGACCTCGTCGCGCCGGCCGTTCGCCTCGCTCGCGAAGGAATCGTGGTGGAAGATGATCTTGCCGACTCGCTGCAGCAGACGCGCCGGCTCGCGCGCTGGCCGTCAAGCGCAAAGATCTTCCTGCATCCCGATGGATCGCCGCTGAGGCGCGGCGAGACGCTGGCCCAGCCCGATCTCGCCAATGTCATCGAGGCGATCGGCGCCGATGGCGAGAGCGCCTTTTACACCGGCGAAGTCGCCGCCAAAATCATCGCCAGCGTTCGGGCAGCGGGCGGCCGCATGACGCTTGATGACCTGAAATCCTATCGCGCCATCGAGCGCGAGCCGGTCCGCGGCCTCTACCGTGGCCATGAAATCATCTCCATGCCGCCGCCTTCGTCTGGCGGCGTCCACGTCATCGAACTTCTTAATATCCTTGAAGGCTTTCCCCTGGCTGACTTCGGCGAGGGATCCGCCGCGACCATCCATGTTCTCGCCGAGGCGATGAAGCTTGCCTACGCCGACCGCGCGAAATACCTCGGCGATCCCGACCAGATCGCCATTCCGGTTCGCGGCCTGATCTCAAAAGCCTATGCGGCTCGGCTGCGCGCCGAGATCTCTCTGGCCCGGGCGCGGCCAGCGAGCGAGATTACGCCACTTGATCCCGCGCCTTATGAGAGCGATCAGACGACGCATTTTTCGGTCGTTGACGCCGAGGGCAACGCGGTGGCGAATACTTACACGTTGAATTTTTCTTACGGCCTCGGTCTCGTCGCGGAGGGGGCCGGCGTGCTTCTCAATAATGAACTCGACGATTTCGCAGCCAAACCCGGCGCGCCGAACGCTTTTGGCTTGCTCGGCGGCGAAGCGAATGCGCCGGCGCCGCGCAGACGGCCATTGTCTTCCATGGCTCCGACGATGCTCTTTCGCGACGGCGAACTCGAACTCGTCACCGGTTCGCCGGGCGGCTCTCGCATCATCACCATCGTTACGGAAATCATCAGCGACATCGTTGATTTCAAAATGAACATTGCCGAAGCGACGGCCGCGCCCCGTATTCATCATCAGGGTGTTCCGGACGAACTCGAGGTCGAGCGCGGCGTTTCCATCGACACGATCCGGCTGCTTGAGGCGTTGGGCCAGAACGTCGCGACGCGCGGCGCCTGGGGGTCGGCGGAGAGCATCTTGCGCGCGAAGGGCCTTCTGATGGGAGCAGCCGACCTGCGTCAGCGCGGAACGCTGGCGGTCGGATATTAAAAATCCGTGAGGAGCGTGAACGAAGGCGTTTTGGCGCGATCTCGACGCCGCTTCTCCGCCAGGGAGGAGAGCAACGTTCTCCGATTCATCGAAGATCGTAAAATACTCAACCG
Protein-coding sequences here:
- the ggt gene encoding gamma-glutamyltransferase, which gives rise to MKTKSSLKRTPGCAAWLSPGQRRFIATTFAALALIAASPTLADSTSPASTSPIVSQGARFLPVLAEHGMVAAQEGKAARIGVDILRRGGNAVDAAVAVGFALAVTLPRAGNLGGGGFMLVHLAESNKDIAIDYRETAPEATTRDVFLDATGAASPTKSRDTGLAVGVPGTVAGLTLAFHRYGSGKLSLADLVAPAVRLAREGIVVEDDLADSLQQTRRLARWPSSAKIFLHPDGSPLRRGETLAQPDLANVIEAIGADGESAFYTGEVAAKIIASVRAAGGRMTLDDLKSYRAIEREPVRGLYRGHEIISMPPPSSGGVHVIELLNILEGFPLADFGEGSAATIHVLAEAMKLAYADRAKYLGDPDQIAIPVRGLISKAYAARLRAEISLARARPASEITPLDPAPYESDQTTHFSVVDAEGNAVANTYTLNFSYGLGLVAEGAGVLLNNELDDFAAKPGAPNAFGLLGGEANAPAPRRRPLSSMAPTMLFRDGELELVTGSPGGSRIITIVTEIISDIVDFKMNIAEATAAPRIHHQGVPDELEVERGVSIDTIRLLEALGQNVATRGAWGSAESILRAKGLLMGAADLRQRGTLAVGY